A genomic region of Micromonospora sp. NBC_01796 contains the following coding sequences:
- a CDS encoding glycoside hydrolase domain-containing protein, which produces MNRIMAGLAALLFTIAGSSVAPVPVRAAVAENSSTSEDLRTVGYRGYRVTVPQTWRIVDLTDNQDACVRFDLPTVYLGHPGDGSSCPAHLVGRTAGLVVEPLEAVPVDRLPPDTATTAPGTAAPSAPWSRDDSLRFAVRDAGVLVTAAHTPVTEPLVRRILATATLGPDAKPAAPTALPGTGSAPGAGTRRTPLVAAGPQPGTYTGRGFDTCTAPSQSTMDTWRASSPYRAVGVYISGANRSCAQPNLTANWVSNQTANGWRLIPIELGRQAPCSTRYSLLMSSDPTTARAQGSTAATSAVGAAQALGIPAGSAIYNDIEAYPSNASCRAAVLSFLSGWTNTLHAYGYLAGVYSSGASGITDVAGAYDDPSYTRVDHIWFAWWNNVANTDAGPYVPAAYWADHQRLHQYAGDVYETWGGVQIRIDRNYLDVSTGADPPAWSSTVDNTTSGRFTASANWGTSSYSGQRFGADYRFANPTPTSDVAWYRVAIPETATYEVAVWYPANPEYNDSTPYIVAATGGNRTVRVDQRVNGGQWVPLGVFTLAAGDANRVGVSRWTAGTGYVMADAVRITRRVTTITTSGAVSLR; this is translated from the coding sequence ATGAACAGAATCATGGCAGGCCTGGCCGCCCTCCTGTTCACCATCGCCGGCTCATCGGTGGCCCCCGTGCCGGTACGGGCGGCCGTTGCGGAAAATTCGTCCACGTCGGAGGACCTCCGCACGGTGGGTTACCGGGGCTATCGCGTGACGGTCCCGCAGACCTGGCGGATCGTCGACCTGACCGACAACCAGGACGCCTGCGTCCGGTTCGACCTGCCCACGGTCTACCTGGGACACCCGGGCGACGGATCGTCGTGCCCCGCCCACCTCGTCGGTCGTACCGCTGGGCTGGTCGTCGAACCGCTCGAGGCCGTACCGGTGGATCGTCTCCCGCCGGACACCGCCACCACGGCGCCGGGCACGGCGGCCCCGAGCGCCCCGTGGTCCCGCGACGACTCCCTCCGGTTCGCGGTGCGTGACGCGGGCGTGCTCGTCACGGCGGCGCACACCCCGGTGACCGAACCCCTGGTCCGCAGGATCCTGGCCACCGCGACCCTCGGCCCGGACGCGAAGCCGGCGGCACCGACGGCACTGCCCGGCACCGGCTCGGCGCCGGGGGCGGGGACCCGGCGAACACCGCTGGTCGCGGCCGGTCCGCAGCCGGGCACCTACACCGGCAGGGGCTTCGACACGTGTACGGCGCCGTCCCAGTCGACCATGGACACCTGGCGAGCCAGTTCGCCCTACCGTGCGGTCGGCGTCTACATCAGCGGCGCCAACCGGTCCTGCGCCCAGCCGAACCTGACCGCGAACTGGGTGAGCAACCAGACCGCGAACGGCTGGCGCCTGATCCCGATCGAGCTCGGCCGCCAGGCCCCCTGCTCCACCCGTTACTCGCTGCTGATGTCGAGCGACCCGACCACCGCGCGAGCACAGGGCTCGACCGCGGCGACCAGCGCGGTAGGCGCCGCGCAGGCGTTGGGCATCCCCGCCGGCAGCGCGATCTACAACGACATCGAGGCCTACCCGTCGAACGCGTCCTGCCGGGCCGCGGTCCTCTCCTTCCTCTCCGGCTGGACGAACACCCTCCACGCGTACGGGTACCTCGCGGGCGTGTACTCCAGCGGGGCGTCCGGCATCACGGACGTCGCCGGTGCGTACGACGATCCTTCCTACACCCGGGTGGACCACATCTGGTTCGCCTGGTGGAACAACGTGGCGAACACCGACGCCGGACCGTACGTGCCGGCGGCGTACTGGGCCGACCACCAACGACTGCACCAGTACGCCGGGGACGTCTACGAGACCTGGGGCGGTGTGCAGATCCGAATCGACCGCAACTACCTCGACGTCTCGACCGGCGCGGATCCGCCGGCCTGGAGCAGCACCGTCGACAACACCACCTCGGGCCGGTTCACCGCGAGCGCGAACTGGGGCACGTCCAGCTACTCCGGCCAGCGGTTCGGTGCCGACTACCGGTTCGCGAACCCGACCCCGACCAGCGATGTCGCCTGGTACCGGGTCGCCATCCCGGAGACCGCCACGTACGAGGTCGCGGTCTGGTACCCGGCGAACCCGGAATACAACGACTCGACCCCGTACATCGTCGCCGCCACCGGGGGCAACCGGACGGTACGGGTCGACCAGCGCGTCAACGGTGGTCAGTGGGTGCCGCTCGGCGTGTTCACGCTGGCCGCCGGCGACGCCAACCGGGTGGGAGTGAGCCGGTGGACCGCCGGCACCGGTTATGTCATGGCCGACGCGGTCCGGAT